In Bacillus horti, a single window of DNA contains:
- a CDS encoding ferritin, whose product MVSEQLHKKLNEQMNYEFYSANAYMAMAAYCSAESLDGFANFFIVQAKEERFHAMKFYHYLNAIGKRATISEYKAPNNDFTSVLDCFEQALQQEKDVTKRIYELSDIAMNDREHATINFLKWFIDEQVEEEDTFDTIIQKLKRIETDSNAFFMMDAEFAGRSFTEE is encoded by the coding sequence ATGGTTTCAGAACAATTACATAAAAAACTTAACGAGCAAATGAATTATGAGTTTTACTCTGCTAATGCTTATATGGCGATGGCCGCCTATTGTTCAGCAGAAAGTCTAGATGGCTTCGCTAATTTCTTTATTGTGCAGGCTAAGGAAGAGCGCTTTCATGCCATGAAGTTCTATCATTATTTGAATGCCATCGGTAAAAGAGCAACTATTAGTGAGTATAAGGCTCCAAATAACGATTTTACATCAGTCTTAGATTGCTTTGAACAGGCTCTACAGCAGGAGAAGGATGTAACGAAAAGAATTTATGAGCTTTCTGATATCGCTATGAACGATCGAGAGCATGCTACAATTAACTTCTTGAAATGGTTCATTGATGAGCAGGTAGAGGAAGAGGATACGTTTGATACAATTATCCAGAAGCTAAAAAGGATCGAAACAGACAGCAACGCCTTTTTCATGATGGATGCAGAGTTTGCTGGGAGATCCTTCACTGAAGAGTAA